One genomic window of Pirellulales bacterium includes the following:
- a CDS encoding DUF433 domain-containing protein produces MPQLDRITFDPNVMGGKPCIRGMRVTARMIVGLIASGATPDEILADYPYLEAEDIHAALAAALDELVGGEEDVATNM; encoded by the coding sequence ATGCCGCAACTCGACCGGATTACCTTCGATCCCAACGTGATGGGTGGCAAGCCCTGCATCCGCGGGATGCGAGTCACGGCGCGCATGATCGTGGGCTTGATCGCCAGCGGCGCGACGCCTGACGAAATCCTGGCGGACTATCCCTATCTTGAGGCCGAGGATATTCACGCCGCGCTGGCCGCCGCGCTCGACGAACTGGTGGGGGGAGAAGAAGACGTGGCGACCAATATGTGA